The stretch of DNA GATACTGGCATGGGATCAGCAGAAGGCCCGGTCGAATCTGCGGAAGCACCACGTCTCGTTTGAAGAAGCAGCCACGGCCCTGAGCGACCCCTTGGCCGCCACCGGCTCTGACCCCGACCACTCGGTCGCCGAGTCTCGATACATCACCTTCGGCATGTCGGAACGGGGCAGGCTTTTGGTTGTAGCTCACACGGAGCAGGGCGATACGATTCGTATCATTAGCGCTCGCCTGGCGAGCAAGAGAGAACACAGAATATATGAAGAAGACTAGACCGACCGAGAACAACGACTTGCGCGCCGAGTACCGGCGTTCCGATTTCTCCCAACCTCTGGAAAGAGGGAAGTACGCGAAGCGCCTGCGGGAGGCCTCGAATGTCGTGGTCCTCAGCCCGGAAGTCGCCGAGGTCTTCCCGAACGAGTCTGCTGTCAACTCTGCGCTGCTGTCGCTGATCAAGCTCGCACGAAGAACGACCAGCCGACCGAACAGACGGAAGACGGGTGCGAGCCTCGGCGTTCGCTGAGTATTAGAGACCGGCGAGGACTCGTTCCGCACGGTCTTGAACGCGCTGCTCCGCGCGCAAGATCATTTCCCGCCTGCAGGTTGCAGTTCGTGGGCCGGAATGTGTCTGGAGAGTGCCGTGGCTGCTATGGTCAGCGGACGAAGGGATTGAGCGAGTGGACCTCCGGCACCTTGTCCAGCATGTTCTGATCGCGAGTGACGAGGGCTGCGTTCTCGACCAGAGCAGTTGCCGCGATGGTGGCGTCCGGGGTCAGGCTGTTGGTGTCGAGCAGGTAGGTCAGGCCGGGTCCGCGGTCAGTCCCGCTCGCCACGGACTTGATGCTGGTACGCGAGGGGATCCAGCTTGCGCCGCTTCCACATGCCGCGTACGGACTTGAGTGCCCGGCCGCCGGCGCAGGCGCGGCTGCGCGAGGACGGCCGTGCGCGCAGTAGTCTCGCGGGAAACCGGATAGTGACGGTCCCGTTGCGCACTGAAACCTTGACTGCGGGATTGCTCACGTCAAGATACAAGGGCGCACTGGGAACAAGTCAACACGGAGAGGCCCCCCTGGGTGCGTAGCACCCGGAAGACTCCAGGTACCATCTTGCAGTTAGCAGTAGTCGGAAACGGACAGGAGCTTAGTTCCTGAAGCCGGCAGGGCCCGGTACGGAGTTTGACAGGGGCGAGGCCACGTCTTACAATTTGGCAAGATGAAGAAGCAGTCGCGCAAGGCCGCCAGCCATGTCGGGAGGTAGTGAAGTGCACGGAGCAAAGGACATTATCGAGGAAGCGA from bacterium encodes:
- a CDS encoding BrnT family toxin, whose protein sequence is MAPRFCGQIITDRTSIPGSARYVLRFASWNDASMILAWDQQKARSNLRKHHVSFEEAATALSDPLAATGSDPDHSVAESRYITFGMSERGRLLVVAHTEQGDTIRIISARLASKREHRIYEED